One region of Prinia subflava isolate CZ2003 ecotype Zambia chromosome 6, Cam_Psub_1.2, whole genome shotgun sequence genomic DNA includes:
- the ARL4C gene encoding LOW QUALITY PROTEIN: ADP-ribosylation factor-like protein 4C (The sequence of the model RefSeq protein was modified relative to this genomic sequence to represent the inferred CDS: inserted 1 base in 1 codon), whose translation MGNISSNISAFQSLHIVMLGLDSAGKTTVLYRLKFNEFVNTVPTIGFNTEKIRLSNGTAKGISCHFWDVGGQEKLRPLWKSYSRCTDGIIYVVDSVDVDRLEEAKTELHKVTKFAENQGTPLLVIANKQDLPKSLPVAEIEKQLALHELTPSTTYHIQPACAIIGEGLTEGMDKLYEMILKRRKSLKQKKKRTDNSGDNKAAPAXIPELPSPTAPCS comes from the exons ATGGGGAACATCTCCTCCAACATCTCCGCCTTCCAGTCCTTGCACATCGTCATGCTGGGCCTGGATTCCGCGGGCAAGACCACGGTGCTCTACCGCCTCAAGTTCAACGAGTTCGTCAACACCGTGCCCACCATCGGCTTCAACACGGAGAAGATCCGGCTCAGCAACGGGACGGCCAAGGGCATCAGCTGCCACTTCTGGGACGTGGGCGGCCAGGAGAAGCTGCGCCCGCTCTGGAAGTCCTACAGCCGCTGCACCGATGGCATCATCTACGTGGTGGACTCAGTGGACGTGGACCGGCTGGAGGAAGCCAAAACGGAGCTGCACAAGGTGACCAAGTTCGCGGAGAACCAGGGCACCCCGCTGCTGGTCATCGCCAACAAGCAGGACCTGCCCAAATCGTTGCCGGTGGCCGAGATCGAGAAGCAGCTGGCCCTCCACGAGCTGACCCCTTCCACCACCTACCACATCCAGCCCGCTTGCGCCATCATCGGCGAGGGGCTGACGGAGGGTATGGACAAGCTCTACGAGATGATCCTCAAGCGCAGGAAGTCCCTCAAGCAGAAGAAGAAGCG GACAGACAATAGTGGTGATAACAAAGCGGCTCCCG ACATCCCGGAGCTCCCCTCTCCCACCGCCCCGTGCTCTTGA